In Papaver somniferum cultivar HN1 chromosome 1, ASM357369v1, whole genome shotgun sequence, a genomic segment contains:
- the LOC113325886 gene encoding putative wall-associated receptor kinase-like 16 codes for MFLRFLLFLLLLSRLTSSSTTVLPQVKPGCQANCGDIAVTYPFGIGPNENGCSLIGDDLSFYNVTCDTSYHPPKPFLWLGTNLTTGKHHMIELTSIAESELRVRIAPSTICYQNETGDVPALDEPLSYMYMLSTPFTISSTKNTLFGLGCNSLAHLYAPRKNLSEVCSTTCETKESITDGSCSGRGCCQIPVPEGIKWFISRTNQTSKTNISFSPCSYSFISETDKYTFKASDLDGASFRTKGSNIPVVLDWSIGNKTCEEAQKDLSTFACQGNTNCHNSDKTPGYICTCKAGFVGNPYLSPGCQDVDECEDQENNPCIGTCTNTMGSFSCTCPKDSQGDGRKRGTGCSRRNKDFPVVKVTLGIGFGFLFLIVATLIHLNIKSRKLNELKKKKFQQNGGLLLKQKISSYEGGVETTKIFTAKELELATKNYSDKLVLGRGGFGIVYKGTLPDERIVAIKKSKIVDETQIEQFINEIVILTQVNHRNVVKVLGCCLEAEVPLLVYEYVSNGNLFKHIHKKKDGEPFLSWKVRLRIATESAGALAYLHSAASVPIIHRDIKSANILLDDNFTAKIADFGASRLNSLDQTQIDTLVQGTLGYLDPEYFTTNLLTNKSDVYSFGVVLLELLTGEKPLSFTKSQEQRSLASYFIDAMERNDLFKVVEPRIANDGNHQQVLVVAELAMRCLNLKGSERPTMKEVSSELESLSKIEMQDSSRVHNQHYSYLDERVYIDSTPISSYTSGESGKYSTDKDLFTSINVLR; via the exons ATGTTTCTACGATTCTTATTGTTTTTGCTGCTGCTCTCGAGGctaacatcatcatcaacaactgtATTGCCGCAGGTGAAACCAGGTTGCCAAGCCAATTGTGGTGACATCGCAGTTACATACCCATTTGGTATAGGTCCCAACGAAAATGGATGTTCTCTTATTGGAGATGATTTATCGTTCTACAACGTCACATGTGATACATCTTACCACCCTCCAAAACCGTTCTTATGGCTTGGTACAAATCTCACTACAGGTAAACATCATATGATTGAACTCACAAGTATAGCAGAAAGCGAATTACGTGTAAGAATCGCTCCATCCACAATTTGTTATCAAAATGAAACTGGTGATGTTCCGGCCTTAGATGAACCACTAAGTTATATGTATATGTTGAGCACACCATTTACAATTTCatcaaccaagaacacactgttCGGGCTCGGTTGTAATTCTTTAGCTCATCTATATGCTCCTAGAAAGAACCTCAGTGAAGTGTGCTCCACGACATGCGAAACTAAAGAAAGTATAACGGATGGATCTTGCTCCGGAAGAGGGTGTTGTCAGATACCGGTACCTGAAGGTATAAAGTGGTTTATAAGCCGTACTAACCAAACATCGAAGACTAATATCTCCTTCAGTCCCTGTAGTTATTCGTTCATATCGGAGACTGACAAGTACACATTTAAGGCTTCGGATTTAGACGGGGCAAGTTTTCGTACCAAAGGGAGTAATATACCGGTTGTGCTTGATTGGTCTATCGGTAATAAGACCTGCGAAGAAGCACAAAAAGATCTGTCCACTTTTGCATGTCAAGGAAATACTAATTGTCACAATTCAGATAAAACTCCTGGATATATTTGCACTTGCAAGGCAGGATTTGTTGGGAACCCTTATCTAAGCCCTGGATGCCAAG ATGTAGATGAGTGTGAGGATCAAGAAAATAATCCTTGTATAGGAACCTGCACGAATACCATGGGAAGTTTCAGTTGtacatgtccaaaggacagtcaGGGAGATGGAAGGAAGCGTGGGACTGGTTGCAGTCGGCGAAACAAGGACTTTCCAGTAGTAAAAGTCACTCTTG GCATTGGATTCGGGTTCTTATTTCTTATTGTTGCGACATTGATACACTTGAACATCAAAAGCAGAAAGCTAAAcgaactgaaaaagaaaaaatttcaacAAAATGGTGGTTTGTTGTTGAAACAAAAGATATCTTCCTACGAAGGTGGTGTCGAGACTACAAAGATATTTACTGCAAAGGAATTGGAATTGGCAACCAAAAATTATAGTGATAAACTAGTCCTTGGACGAGGAGGTTTTGGGATAGTTTACAAGGGAACTCTACCGGATGAACGTATAGTTGCCATTAAAAAGTCGAAGATAGTTGATGAGACTCAAATCGAACAATTCATCAACGAGATTGTTATTTTAACTCAGGTTAACCATCGAAACGTAGTTAAAGTCTTGGGATGTTGCTTGGAGGCCGAAGTTCCTTTGCTTGTTTACGAATATGTTTCCAATGGTAACCTCTTCAAGCATATCCACAAGAAAAAGGATGGGGAACCATTCCTTTCTTGGAAGGTTCGTTTAAGGATTGCAACCGAAAGTGCAGGTGCTCTTGCATATTTGCACTCCGCAGCTTCTGTCCCAATCATTCACAGAGATATCAAATCTGCCAATATACTGTTAGATGATAATTTTACTGCAAAAATAGCTGATTTCGGCGCATCAAGGTTGAACTCATTGGATCAAACCCAAATTGACACACTAGTTCAAGGGACGCTGGGCTATTTGGATCCAGAATACTTCACTACTAACCTACTAACGAACAAAAGTGATGTTTATAGTTTTGGTGTGGTTCTTCTAGAACTCTTAACAGGTGAAAAACCCCTCTCATTTACGAAATCTCAAGAACAACGAAGTCTTGCTTCGTATTTCATAGATGCAATGGAGAGAAATGATTTGTTCAAGGTTGTTGAACCTCGAATAGCAAATGACGGAAACCACCAACAGGTCCTTGTTGTCGCAGAGCTTGCAATGAGATGCCTGAACTTAAAGGGCAGCGAAAGACCTACAATGAAAGAAGTTTCTAGTGAGCTAGAAAGTTTGAGCAAAATAGAGATGCAGGACTCATCTAGAGTCCATAATCAACATTACTCTTATTTGGATGAGCGAGTATACATCGATTCGACACCAATAAGCTCTTACACTTCTGGTGAATCTGGTAAATACAGTACGGATAAAGATTTGTTCACGTCAATCAACGTTCTACGTTAA
- the LOC113279092 gene encoding glutamate receptor 2.7-like isoform X2 produces the protein MKKMSRFLIFLFFCLPFSFVEPQNNGVRNGIAIFHVGVILDLTSTVGNVTDTCISIAISDFYKSHPNQATRVVTHTRNSKALDLINTVRVKAIIGLDSSVGAEFVAYIASKAHVPILSLSPTHSSISSTQVPYLIRVAQNDSSQVKAIAAIIQAYKFKELSIIHDDSPIGSALVPSLTVALSDVDAQVSNRTILPSMENATIINNSLLKLKSMKSKVFIVHMSPSLAASFFLNVHKQGMMSKGYVWIITTAIADVMSYMEPSVLSSMDGVIGVKTDVPETKSLKKFSIQYQKRFKQNNRKLYRPQPNIHALQAYDVMFLMAMVANKVQPRFNDKNSLSPPANEKENRNVSDLFDNGVSLMGPKLLETILAARFAGLSGEIQFIDGQLKSNTYKIVNLLGGSDRTIGYWTPGVGFSKTLNQNDMQKHYSANDDDLASVTWPGGSKDTPTAITLTVGVPYKTGFVEFMNASHDNYTNSWKVTGFSIDVFENVMYGLPYKYDYVPYQINGAAAGNYSNLTYCVYMKQFDAVVGDVTIVADRSRHVEFSQPYTEPGVRMIIRDENLTNRLWWFLGSWSKDLWFTTIAFFLPTGFCVWIFERGKNSEFQGPLSQQLGKYLSFSFSISVFAHKEQLESNYSRFIVSLWSFAVYILMGCFIANLTSMLTVKNLQIDRVTGFVGYQNGSFVHDLLINDLGYHPSKLVKLSTIDEYASALRNRSLSAIYDEIPYIKVFLARHCSEFTVAGPTYQAGGFGFVFPLESPLVSYVSQRVLEFTERNTKDVEGKWFGTHSYACYDTSQNDNTASSQQLHFYSFRNVFVTVGVASALTLCLSLLLIWYVKVQNKMPVYLIR, from the exons atgaaaaaaatgagtCGATTTCTCATCTTTTTATTCTTCTGTCTTCCATTTTCCTTTGTCGAACCTCAAAACAATGGAGTCAGGAACGGCATAGCCATTTTTCATGTTGGAGTGATTCTCGACTTAACTTCGACAGTCGGGAATGTTACTGATACATGCATTTCTATAGCAATTTCCGATTTCTACAAATCTCATCCTAATCAGGCTACGAGGGTAGTTACTCATACACGGAACTCGAAAG CCTTAGATTTGATAAACACTGTCCGGGTGAAAGCAATCATAGGCCTGGATTCATCGGTAGGAGCAGAATTTGTTGCATATATTGCTAGCAAAGCTCATGTACCAATCCTCTCCTTATCTCCTACCCATTCGTCCATTTCTTCCACTCAAGTTCCTTACCTTATTAGAGTTGCCCAAAATGACTCGTCACAAGTAAAGGCGATTGCGGCCATCATTCAAGCATACAAGTTTAAGGAATTATCCATCATTCATGATGATAGCCCAATTGGGTCCGCTCTGGTGCCATCCCTTACAGTTGCTCTTTCTGATGTTGATGCTCAAGTATCTAATAGAACCATCCTACCGAGCATGGAAAATGCAACGATAATCAACAATAGTTTGCTTAAATTAAAAAGCATGAAATCCAAGGTCTTCATTGTTCATATGTCACCCTCTTTAGCTGCCTCTTTCTTCTTAAATGTTCATAAGCAGGGAATGATGAGTAAAGGGTATGTGTGGATTATCACGACCGCCATTGCTGATGTTATGTCCTACATGGAGCCTTCCGTTTTAAGTTCCATGGATGGTGTTATCGGTGTCAAAACtgatgtgccggaaaccaagtctCTTAAAAAGTTTAGTATTCAATACCAAAAGCGTTTTAAGCAGAATAATCGAAAATTATATAGACCACAACCTAACATACATGCACTGCAGGCATATGATGTAATGTTTCTGATGGCTATGGTAGCTAACAAAGTTCAGCCGCGTTTTAACGATAAAAACTCTTTATCACCGCCGGCAAATGAGAAAGAAAATCGAAATGTCTCTGATTTGTTTGACAATGGTGTCTCTCTCATGGGTCCAAAATTATTAGAAACAATTCTGGCGGCAAGATTTGCAGGGCTCAGTGGTGAGATTCAGTTTATAGATGGGCAGTTAAAGTCAAATACTTACAAAATTGTTAACCTTCTTGGTGGAAGTGATCGAACAATCGGGTATTGGACACCGGGGGTTGGCTTTTCGAAGACCCTAaatcaaaatgacatgcaaaaaCACTATTCAGCAAATGATGATGACCTTGCAAGTGTTACATGGCCAGGAGGGTCCAAAGATACTCCAACAGCTATTACCCTAACTGTTGGAGTCCCTTATAAAACTGGTTTTGTTGAATTCATGAATGCTAGCCATGATAACTACACTAACTCGTGGAAGGTAACTGGCTTTTCAATAGATGTATTTGAAAACGTGATGTATGGATTGCCATATAAATATGATTATGTCCCATATCAAATAAATGGAGCTGCAGCAGGGAATTACAGTAATCTAACTTACTGTGTCTACATGAAG CAATTTGATGCTGTCGTTGGAGATGTGACTATTGTTGCTGATAGATCAAGACATGTGGAGTTTAGTCAGCCATATACAGAACCTGGAGTTCGCATGATTATACGAGACGAAAACCTCACTAATAGACTCTGGTGGTTTCTAGGGTCTTGGTCAAAGGATCTGTGGTTTACAACCATCGCATTCTTCCTGCCGACTGGGTTTTGTGTTTGGATATTTGAAAGAGGCAAAAACTCAGAATTCCAAGGACCATTATCACAACAATTGGGGAAATATCTCTCCTTTagcttttcaatttcagtttttgCACATA AAGAGCAACTTGAAAGCAACTACTCTAGATTCATTGTGAGCCTATGGAGCTTTGCGGTTTACATTCTAATGGGATGCTTCATTGCAAATTTAACATCTATGTTGACGGTCAAGAATCTTCAAATCGATAGAGTTACTGGATTTGTTGGGTACCAAAATGGATCATTTGTACACGACCTCTTGATCAATGATTTAGGATATCACCCCTCGAAGCTCGTTAAACTTTCTACAATAGATGAGTACGCCAGCGCTCTAAGAAATAGAAGCTTGTCTGCAATCTACGATGAGATACCTTATATTAAAGTTTTCCTGGCCCGCCATTGCAGTGAGTTCACAGTTGCTGGACCTACATATCAAGCTGGCGGCTTCGGCTTT GTTTTTCCACTAGAGTCTCCACTGGTATCCTATGTTTCTCAGAGGGTTTTGGAGTTCACAGAGAGAAACACGAAAGATGTTGAAGGAAAATGGTTTGGTACTCACTCATATGCATGTTATGATACTTCCCAGAATGATAATACAGCATCGAGCCAGCAGCTTCATTTTTATAGCTTCAGAAACGTCTTCGTCACTGTGGGGGTTGCATCAGCCTTAACTCTCTGTTTATCTTTGCTTCTAATTTGGTATGTAAAAGTACAAAACAAAATGCCAGTCTATCTGATACGGTAA
- the LOC113279092 gene encoding glutamate receptor 2.7-like isoform X1 has protein sequence MKKMSRFLIFLFFCLPFSFVEPQNNGVRNGIAIFHVGVILDLTSTVGNVTDTCISIAISDFYKSHPNQATRVVTHTRNSKGDAITATTAALDLINTVRVKAIIGLDSSVGAEFVAYIASKAHVPILSLSPTHSSISSTQVPYLIRVAQNDSSQVKAIAAIIQAYKFKELSIIHDDSPIGSALVPSLTVALSDVDAQVSNRTILPSMENATIINNSLLKLKSMKSKVFIVHMSPSLAASFFLNVHKQGMMSKGYVWIITTAIADVMSYMEPSVLSSMDGVIGVKTDVPETKSLKKFSIQYQKRFKQNNRKLYRPQPNIHALQAYDVMFLMAMVANKVQPRFNDKNSLSPPANEKENRNVSDLFDNGVSLMGPKLLETILAARFAGLSGEIQFIDGQLKSNTYKIVNLLGGSDRTIGYWTPGVGFSKTLNQNDMQKHYSANDDDLASVTWPGGSKDTPTAITLTVGVPYKTGFVEFMNASHDNYTNSWKVTGFSIDVFENVMYGLPYKYDYVPYQINGAAAGNYSNLTYCVYMKQFDAVVGDVTIVADRSRHVEFSQPYTEPGVRMIIRDENLTNRLWWFLGSWSKDLWFTTIAFFLPTGFCVWIFERGKNSEFQGPLSQQLGKYLSFSFSISVFAHKEQLESNYSRFIVSLWSFAVYILMGCFIANLTSMLTVKNLQIDRVTGFVGYQNGSFVHDLLINDLGYHPSKLVKLSTIDEYASALRNRSLSAIYDEIPYIKVFLARHCSEFTVAGPTYQAGGFGFVFPLESPLVSYVSQRVLEFTERNTKDVEGKWFGTHSYACYDTSQNDNTASSQQLHFYSFRNVFVTVGVASALTLCLSLLLIWYVKVQNKMPVYLIR, from the exons atgaaaaaaatgagtCGATTTCTCATCTTTTTATTCTTCTGTCTTCCATTTTCCTTTGTCGAACCTCAAAACAATGGAGTCAGGAACGGCATAGCCATTTTTCATGTTGGAGTGATTCTCGACTTAACTTCGACAGTCGGGAATGTTACTGATACATGCATTTCTATAGCAATTTCCGATTTCTACAAATCTCATCCTAATCAGGCTACGAGGGTAGTTACTCATACACGGAACTCGAAAGGTGACGCTATTACTGCGACCACTGCAG CCTTAGATTTGATAAACACTGTCCGGGTGAAAGCAATCATAGGCCTGGATTCATCGGTAGGAGCAGAATTTGTTGCATATATTGCTAGCAAAGCTCATGTACCAATCCTCTCCTTATCTCCTACCCATTCGTCCATTTCTTCCACTCAAGTTCCTTACCTTATTAGAGTTGCCCAAAATGACTCGTCACAAGTAAAGGCGATTGCGGCCATCATTCAAGCATACAAGTTTAAGGAATTATCCATCATTCATGATGATAGCCCAATTGGGTCCGCTCTGGTGCCATCCCTTACAGTTGCTCTTTCTGATGTTGATGCTCAAGTATCTAATAGAACCATCCTACCGAGCATGGAAAATGCAACGATAATCAACAATAGTTTGCTTAAATTAAAAAGCATGAAATCCAAGGTCTTCATTGTTCATATGTCACCCTCTTTAGCTGCCTCTTTCTTCTTAAATGTTCATAAGCAGGGAATGATGAGTAAAGGGTATGTGTGGATTATCACGACCGCCATTGCTGATGTTATGTCCTACATGGAGCCTTCCGTTTTAAGTTCCATGGATGGTGTTATCGGTGTCAAAACtgatgtgccggaaaccaagtctCTTAAAAAGTTTAGTATTCAATACCAAAAGCGTTTTAAGCAGAATAATCGAAAATTATATAGACCACAACCTAACATACATGCACTGCAGGCATATGATGTAATGTTTCTGATGGCTATGGTAGCTAACAAAGTTCAGCCGCGTTTTAACGATAAAAACTCTTTATCACCGCCGGCAAATGAGAAAGAAAATCGAAATGTCTCTGATTTGTTTGACAATGGTGTCTCTCTCATGGGTCCAAAATTATTAGAAACAATTCTGGCGGCAAGATTTGCAGGGCTCAGTGGTGAGATTCAGTTTATAGATGGGCAGTTAAAGTCAAATACTTACAAAATTGTTAACCTTCTTGGTGGAAGTGATCGAACAATCGGGTATTGGACACCGGGGGTTGGCTTTTCGAAGACCCTAaatcaaaatgacatgcaaaaaCACTATTCAGCAAATGATGATGACCTTGCAAGTGTTACATGGCCAGGAGGGTCCAAAGATACTCCAACAGCTATTACCCTAACTGTTGGAGTCCCTTATAAAACTGGTTTTGTTGAATTCATGAATGCTAGCCATGATAACTACACTAACTCGTGGAAGGTAACTGGCTTTTCAATAGATGTATTTGAAAACGTGATGTATGGATTGCCATATAAATATGATTATGTCCCATATCAAATAAATGGAGCTGCAGCAGGGAATTACAGTAATCTAACTTACTGTGTCTACATGAAG CAATTTGATGCTGTCGTTGGAGATGTGACTATTGTTGCTGATAGATCAAGACATGTGGAGTTTAGTCAGCCATATACAGAACCTGGAGTTCGCATGATTATACGAGACGAAAACCTCACTAATAGACTCTGGTGGTTTCTAGGGTCTTGGTCAAAGGATCTGTGGTTTACAACCATCGCATTCTTCCTGCCGACTGGGTTTTGTGTTTGGATATTTGAAAGAGGCAAAAACTCAGAATTCCAAGGACCATTATCACAACAATTGGGGAAATATCTCTCCTTTagcttttcaatttcagtttttgCACATA AAGAGCAACTTGAAAGCAACTACTCTAGATTCATTGTGAGCCTATGGAGCTTTGCGGTTTACATTCTAATGGGATGCTTCATTGCAAATTTAACATCTATGTTGACGGTCAAGAATCTTCAAATCGATAGAGTTACTGGATTTGTTGGGTACCAAAATGGATCATTTGTACACGACCTCTTGATCAATGATTTAGGATATCACCCCTCGAAGCTCGTTAAACTTTCTACAATAGATGAGTACGCCAGCGCTCTAAGAAATAGAAGCTTGTCTGCAATCTACGATGAGATACCTTATATTAAAGTTTTCCTGGCCCGCCATTGCAGTGAGTTCACAGTTGCTGGACCTACATATCAAGCTGGCGGCTTCGGCTTT GTTTTTCCACTAGAGTCTCCACTGGTATCCTATGTTTCTCAGAGGGTTTTGGAGTTCACAGAGAGAAACACGAAAGATGTTGAAGGAAAATGGTTTGGTACTCACTCATATGCATGTTATGATACTTCCCAGAATGATAATACAGCATCGAGCCAGCAGCTTCATTTTTATAGCTTCAGAAACGTCTTCGTCACTGTGGGGGTTGCATCAGCCTTAACTCTCTGTTTATCTTTGCTTCTAATTTGGTATGTAAAAGTACAAAACAAAATGCCAGTCTATCTGATACGGTAA